From the genome of Camelus dromedarius isolate mCamDro1 chromosome 19, mCamDro1.pat, whole genome shotgun sequence, one region includes:
- the FAM50B gene encoding protein FAM50B — protein sequence MEVKSQCLHERRWPHCKRSIARRAARRSERLRNLPPPQEVLVQALAPSLRAWLAAGMAQYKGTMREAGRALHLIKKREKQKEQMEVLKQRIAEETIAKSQVDKKFSAHYDAVEAKLKSSTVGLVTLNDMKARQEALVREREMQLAQRARREQRRRQLQAQRERERKREQRRQICGLSFSPDDGDGDGEAAEEEKEAGPPAPGRPRRHLGKDPAVDTSFLPDREREEEERRLREELRREWEARRERVKREEVEVTFSYWDGCGHRRAARIHKGGTVQQFLKKALQALRRDFRELRAAGVEQLMFVKEDLILPHYHTFYDLIVAQARGKSGPLFAFDVHDDVRLLSDATREKDESHAGKVVLRSWYEKNKHIFPASRWEPYDPEKKWDRYTVR from the exons ATGGAAGTAAAAAGCCAGTGCCTCCATGAACGACGTTGGCCACATTGCAAGCGCTCAATAGCCCGTAGGGCTGCGCGACGATCAGAGCGGCTACGGAACCTTCCACCGCCGCAGGAAGTTCT AGTCCAGGCGTTGGCCCCGAGCCTCCGGGCGTGGCTGGCGGCGGGGATGGCGCAGTACAAGGGCACGATGCGCGAGGCCGGCCGGGCCCTGCACCTGATCAAGAAGCGCGAGAAGCAGAAGGAGCAGATGGAGGTGCTGAAGCAGCGGATCGCCGAGGAGACCATCGCCAAGTCGCAGGTGGACAAGAAGTTCTCGGCTCACTACGATGCGGTGGAGGCCAAGCTGAAGTCGAGCACGGTGGGGCTGGTGACCCTGAACGACATGAAGGCGCGGCAGGAGGCCCTGGTGCGCGAGCGGGAGATGCAGCTGGCACAGCGCGCGCGGCGGGAGCAGCGGCGCCGGCAGCTGCAGGCGCAGCGCGAGCGGGAGCGCAAGCGGGAGCAGCGGCGCCAGATCTGCGGCCTGTCCTTCTCGCCCGACGACGGCGACGGCGACGGCGAGGCGGccgaggaggagaaggaggccgGGCCGCCGGCGCCCGGCCGGCCCCGCAGGCACCTGGGCAAGGACCCGGCCGTGGACACCAGCTTCCTGCCGGACCGCGAGCGCGAGGAGGAGGAGCGGCGGCTGCGCGAGGAGCTGCGGCGAGAGTGGGAGGCGCGGCGCGAGCGCGTGAAGCGCGAGGAGGTGGAGGTGACGTTCAGCTACTGGGACGGCTGCGGGCACCGGCGCGCGGCGCGCATCCACAAGGGCGGCACGGTGCAGCAGTTCCTCAAGAAGGCGCTGCAGGCGCTGCGCCGCGACTTCCGCGAGCTGCGCGCGGCCGGCGTGGAGCAGCTCATGTTCGTCAAGGAGGACCTGATCCTGCCGCACTACCACACCTTCTACGACCTGATCGTGGCCCAGGCGCGCGGCAAGAGCGGGCCGCTCTTCGCCTTCGACGTGCACGACGACGTGCGGCTGCTCAGCGACGCCACCCGGGAGAAGGACGAGTCGCACGCGGGCAAGGTGGTGCTGCGCAGCTGGTACGAGAAGAACAAGCACATCTTCCCCGCCAGCCGCTGGGAGCCCTACGACCCCGAGAAGAAGTGGGACCGCTACACCGTCCGCTGA